A stretch of Christensenellaceae bacterium DNA encodes these proteins:
- a CDS encoding SAM-dependent methyltransferase has product MFITKGWNDYKILDTGDGMKLEQWGDVVLSRPDPQVIWAKQRPGLWSRAHAEYIRSEHGGGEWHYFKKLPERWTVAYGKLRFYVRPTGFKHTGLFPEQAANWDFMTERLQKAGETPRVLNLFAYTGGATLACAAAGAHVTHIDAAKSMNGWARENVQLSGLTEKPVRILADDCLKFVLREQRRGNRYDAIIMDPPSYGRGADGKVFRTEDNLYELIGETVKLLSDTPVFFIINSYTTGLSSVVCKNMLEIFLGGLKGHIDAGDLCLPVEDQSVLLPCGTTTRWIP; this is encoded by the coding sequence ATGTTCATCACAAAAGGCTGGAATGATTATAAAATCTTAGATACCGGAGACGGTATGAAGCTGGAACAATGGGGGGACGTCGTCTTGTCCCGTCCCGATCCCCAGGTCATCTGGGCCAAACAGCGCCCTGGCCTGTGGAGCCGTGCGCATGCGGAATATATCCGTTCCGAGCATGGCGGCGGCGAGTGGCACTATTTTAAGAAATTGCCGGAGCGGTGGACGGTCGCATATGGGAAGTTGCGTTTTTATGTTCGTCCGACGGGTTTTAAGCATACAGGCCTTTTTCCGGAGCAGGCCGCAAACTGGGATTTCATGACCGAGCGGCTGCAAAAAGCCGGAGAAACGCCGCGTGTTTTAAACCTGTTCGCTTATACGGGCGGCGCAACGCTCGCATGCGCTGCGGCAGGCGCACACGTGACGCACATAGATGCTGCCAAAAGCATGAACGGCTGGGCCAGGGAAAACGTACAGCTTTCGGGCCTTACTGAAAAACCTGTCCGTATCCTGGCGGATGACTGCCTGAAATTCGTACTGCGCGAACAGCGCCGCGGCAATCGTTACGATGCGATTATTATGGACCCGCCAAGCTATGGCCGCGGTGCCGATGGTAAGGTGTTCCGCACAGAGGATAACCTGTATGAGCTGATCGGCGAGACAGTCAAGCTTCTTTCCGATACGCCGGTTTTCTTTATCATCAATTCTTATACCACAGGGCTTTCTTCCGTGGTATGCAAAAATATGCTGGAAATTTTCCTGGGCGGCCTTAAGGGCCACATCGACGCGGGCGATTTGTGCCTGCCCGTCGAGGATCAAAGCGTGTTGCTTCCCTGCGGCACCACGACGCGGTGGATTCCATGA